The following are encoded together in the Coffea arabica cultivar ET-39 chromosome 1c, Coffea Arabica ET-39 HiFi, whole genome shotgun sequence genome:
- the LOC113714083 gene encoding guanine nucleotide-binding protein-like NSN1: MVKKSKKSKSKRVSLKKKYKIIRKVKEHHKKKAKEAKKLGLHKKSKKEKDPGIPNDWPFKEQELKALEARRARALEEIEQKKAARKERAQKRKLGLLEDDEDNVASKRQNFGEDFNDVSTSLGKNRDNSDRAFYKELVKVIEASDVILEVLDARDPLGSRCVDMEKMVMRSGPEKNLVLLLNKIDLVPREAVEKWLKYLREELPTVAFKCSTQEQKANLGWKSSLKARKTSSSMQTSDCLGAETLIKLLKNYSRSHEIKKSITVGVIGLPNVGKSSLINSLKRSHVVNVGATPGLTRSMQEVQLDKNVKLLDCPGVVMLKSAGSDDASIALRNCKRIEKLDDPVLPVKEILTLCPARMLVMLYKVPSFDSVDDFLQKVATVRGKLKKGGIVDIDATARIVLHDWNEGKIPYYTMPPTRNDGEPSEAKIVSEFGKEFNVDEVYGNESSFIGSLKSVSDFNPVEVPSNSPVNFDEKMLEDDAYPASLPQSENLEDNVGDDGDESMRSEDEAGSVKAKTASSRQNERLYAEEGILNTKLKKAEKKRRKKDNKSTAMEDDYDFKVDYVSKGSAMEIGEGVGLEDDSSKNRFELPSGVDLENE, translated from the exons ATGGTGAAGAAGAGCAAGA AGAGCAAGAGTAAGAGGGTTTCGTTGAAGAAGAAGTACAAGATCATAAGGAAGGTGAAGGAGCACCATAAGAAGAAGGCCAAAGAGGCGAAGAAGCTCGGACTCCATAAGAAATCCAAGAAGGAGAAGGATCCTGGTATCCCCAATGACTGGCCTTTCAAGGAACAAGAACTGAAGGCCCTTGAGGCCCGCCGCGCTCGTGCCCTTGAAGAAATCGAGCAGAAGAAAGCTGCTCGGAAAGAGAGG GCACAGAAGAGAAAGTTGGGACTACTAGAGGATGATGAAGACAATGTAGCAAGTAAAAGGCAGAATTTTGGTGAGGATTTCAATGATGTGTCAACTTCACTGGGTAAAAACCGGG ATAACTCAGATAGGGCTTTTTACAAGGAGTTGGTCAAAGTCATTGAAGCCTCCGATGTCATTTTAGAAGTGCTTGATGCTCGAGATCCCCTTGGTTCTCGTTGCGTGGATATGGAAAAGATGGTCATGAGATCTGGACCtgagaaaaatcttgttttgttGCTAAATAAAATAG ATCTTGTCCCTCGGGAAGCTGTTGAAAAATGGCTCAAATATCTTAGGGAGGAGTTGCCCACAGTTGCTTTCAAGTGCAGCACCCAAGAACAGAAGGCAAATCTTGGGTGGAAATCTTCCTTAAAAGCACGAAAGACGAGTAGTTCAATGCAGACTAGTGATTGTCTTGGAGCGGAAACTCTTATCAAACTGCTGAAAAACTACTCAAGAAGCCATGAG ATCAAAAAATCCATCACAGTTGGGGTTATTGGCCTACCTAATGTTGGTAAAAGCAGTTTGATTAACAGCTTGAAGAGGTCTCATGTTGTCAATGTTGGTGCTACTCCTGGATTAACACGATCTATGCAAGAGGTACAGTTGGACAAGAATGTGAAATTATTGGATTGCCCTGGGGTTGTGATGCTTAAATCTGCTGGCAGTGATGATGCATCAATTGCTCTTCGAAATTGCAAGAGAATTGAGAAGTTGGACGACCCAGTTCTTCCTG TTAAAGAAATTCTCACACTGTGTCCTGCCAGAATGTTGGTAATGCTGTACAAGGTTCCTAGCTTTGATTCAGTTGATGACTTTCTCCAGAAGGTCGCTACTGTCAGGGGTAAGCTGAAAAAGGGCGGCATTGTGGATATTGATGCTACTGCAAGAATTGTTCTTCATGACTGGAATGAGG GTAAAATTCCCTATTACACGATGCCTCCAACTAGAAATGATGGAGAGCCTTCAGAGGCAAAAATTGTATCAGAATTTGGAAAGGAATTCAATGTGGATGAAGTTTATGGCAACGAGTCCTCATTTATTGGTAGCCTAAAATCTGTCAGTGATTTTAACCCTGTTGAAGTTCCTTCAAACTCTCCTGTCAATTTTGATGAAAAGATGCTTGAG GATGATGCTTATCCAGCGTCATTGCCCCAAAGTGAAAATCTGGAAGACAATGTAGGGGATGATGGAGATGAGTCCATGAGATCAGAAGATGAAGCAGGGTCTGTGAAGGCTAAAACTGCCAGCAGCAGGCAGAATGAGAGGCTATATGCCGAGGAAGGTATTCTTAACACTAAGTTGAAAAAGGcagagaagaagaggaggaaaAAGGACAATAAATCAACTGCTATGGAAGATGATTATGACTTCAAGGTAGATTATGTCAGCAAGGGATCTGCCATGGAAATTGGCGAGGGAGTTGGACTGGAGGATGATAGCTCAAAAAACAGATTTGAGCTGCCATCTGGAGTTGATTTAGAAAATGAATGa